The following proteins are encoded in a genomic region of Bacillus sp. FJAT-22090:
- a CDS encoding helix-turn-helix domain-containing protein has product MQLEKHRDLQSLERKKIGRKPFYTNWLTEVGLAQVKGWAEDGLINKQIAHKMGINVATLYEWQDRFPEFADALKKGKKVIDEQVENSLLKRAIGYRYEEETWGKGNDGEMAIVKRVMKSQAPDVTAQIFWLKNRQPERWRERVELKNEHKGIIKVEMGDLVKWSN; this is encoded by the coding sequence ATGCAATTAGAGAAACACAGAGATCTGCAATCGCTAGAGAGAAAAAAAATCGGTCGAAAACCCTTTTATACAAATTGGTTGACTGAAGTTGGATTAGCACAAGTGAAGGGATGGGCTGAAGATGGATTAATTAACAAACAAATTGCACATAAAATGGGGATTAATGTTGCGACATTGTATGAATGGCAAGATCGATTTCCCGAGTTTGCCGATGCCCTTAAGAAGGGTAAGAAGGTAATCGATGAACAGGTAGAGAATTCGTTATTAAAGCGTGCAATTGGATACCGATATGAAGAGGAAACATGGGGGAAGGGCAATGATGGAGAAATGGCAATAGTAAAACGTGTAATGAAGTCGCAAGCGCCTGACGTAACCGCCCAAATATTTTGGTTAAAGAATCGTCAACCCGAGAGATGGAGAGAACGAGTGGAACTCAAAAACGAGCACAAGGGTATCATTAAAGTGGAAATGGGAGATCTGGTGAAGTGGAGTAATTAA
- a CDS encoding bifunctional DNA primase/polymerase — protein MVLEENKMMKSAFIYATKLEWKVLPLHWVENGQCSCKGKKVNCKPGKHPLTKNGVKDATFDTSIIKKWWTKWPKANIGIACGEASGIIVLDVDLKKNVDGHDTVRELEKSFEVLPHTPVQLSGSGGIHYFFKCNSNIKNGVEFLPGLDLRSDGGYIIGAPSSHISGKEYTWELEHHVLETSIQEAPYWLVQTIINNTGHKYDKKPASHYVNLLQGVGEGMRNHSTASLIGYLLRKNVDADITYELIKIWNETRCNPSQSMEELNKTFVSILKKDIERKKGSDKYEGVGSR, from the coding sequence ATGGTTTTAGAAGAAAACAAAATGATGAAAAGTGCATTTATTTATGCAACAAAGTTAGAGTGGAAAGTACTCCCCTTACACTGGGTAGAAAACGGGCAATGTAGCTGCAAGGGGAAAAAAGTGAATTGTAAACCAGGTAAACATCCTTTGACAAAGAATGGTGTTAAAGACGCAACTTTTGACACCTCGATTATTAAAAAATGGTGGACTAAGTGGCCTAAAGCAAATATAGGGATAGCTTGTGGAGAAGCAAGTGGAATAATTGTACTTGATGTAGATTTGAAAAAAAACGTAGATGGACATGATACCGTTCGTGAACTTGAGAAGAGTTTTGAAGTTCTCCCTCATACACCGGTACAGTTATCGGGATCTGGTGGAATCCACTATTTTTTCAAGTGTAATAGCAACATTAAAAACGGGGTTGAATTTTTACCCGGACTAGATTTAAGAAGTGATGGTGGATATATAATTGGAGCACCTAGCTCGCATATAAGTGGAAAAGAATATACATGGGAATTAGAACATCATGTGTTAGAAACTTCTATACAGGAAGCCCCATATTGGCTCGTACAAACAATTATTAATAATACTGGTCACAAGTATGACAAGAAACCTGCAAGCCATTACGTCAACCTTTTACAAGGTGTAGGAGAAGGTATGAGAAACCATTCCACTGCGTCATTAATAGGTTACTTACTTCGAAAGAACGTAGATGCTGATATCACATATGAATTAATAAAAATATGGAATGAAACAAGATGTAACCCTTCGCAAAGTATGGAGGAACTGAACAAAACATTTGTCTCCATATTGAAGAAGGATATTGAACGTAAGAAGGGAAGTGATAAATATGAGGGAGTCGGATCTAGATAG
- a CDS encoding Rha family transcriptional regulator, protein MKQLEVINEQLVIDSRDVAEMIQREHNGLMKTIRGYIKYLTQGDLALSDFFIESKYKDKTGRAVSCFLITRKGCHLVANKMTGEKGLLFTAAYVTRFDEMERGKLQSKLLLENEQLKESINLSHKTSKEVEFLKEEMQDLKNKVQSQITLDHSEQRRLQSAISSRVLSRVLKYKLKPVQRRALYTELHREIKDRFGVSSYKDVKRKELKAAIQYVKYWFPREVRRK, encoded by the coding sequence ATGAAACAATTAGAAGTAATTAATGAACAACTCGTAATAGACAGCCGTGACGTAGCTGAGATGATTCAACGTGAACATAACGGTTTAATGAAAACTATTCGTGGTTATATAAAATATTTAACTCAGGGCGATCTCGCCCTCAGTGATTTTTTCATAGAGAGCAAATATAAAGATAAAACAGGACGGGCAGTATCTTGTTTCTTAATCACACGTAAAGGGTGCCACTTGGTAGCTAACAAAATGACTGGGGAAAAAGGTCTCCTATTTACGGCAGCATACGTTACGAGATTCGACGAGATGGAAAGAGGAAAGCTTCAATCTAAGCTGCTTTTAGAGAATGAACAACTAAAAGAATCTATAAACTTATCCCACAAAACATCAAAGGAAGTCGAATTTCTGAAAGAAGAAATGCAAGATCTGAAAAATAAAGTTCAAAGTCAAATAACTTTAGATCACAGTGAGCAACGTAGATTGCAGTCTGCAATAAGCTCTAGAGTTCTTTCTAGAGTTCTCAAATATAAATTAAAGCCTGTTCAAAGACGAGCCCTTTATACTGAGCTGCACAGAGAAATTAAAGATCGTTTCGGTGTTAGCTCTTACAAAGACGTGAAGCGAAAAGAATTGAAAGCAGCTATTCAATATGTAAAATATTGGTTTCCTAGAGAGGTAAGGCGAAAATAG
- a CDS encoding recombinase family protein — protein MRIGYARVSTVGQELEAQEVALREAGCERLFVEKVTGTSTAPRTQLAAMLDQVREGDTVVVTKIDRLARSIIDLNKIVTELTDKGVSVQFIRDNITFEAGKGASSINMLLFNMLGSFAQFERDIIVERTTEGRERAKAAGKHMGRKGQPEKKVQQALNLMATRESNGMSVADIVKLTGVPKPTIYLKLKEQTKN, from the coding sequence ATGAGAATTGGATACGCGAGAGTATCGACGGTAGGCCAAGAGTTAGAAGCGCAAGAGGTAGCGTTACGTGAGGCAGGGTGCGAGCGTCTATTCGTAGAGAAGGTAACAGGAACATCGACCGCGCCACGTACACAACTGGCGGCTATGCTCGACCAGGTAAGGGAAGGCGATACGGTAGTAGTGACTAAGATAGACCGCCTTGCACGTAGCATCATCGACCTTAACAAAATAGTAACGGAATTAACCGACAAGGGCGTGAGTGTCCAGTTCATACGCGATAATATAACTTTCGAAGCGGGCAAGGGTGCAAGTAGTATCAATATGTTATTGTTCAATATGCTAGGATCATTCGCACAGTTTGAGCGTGACATAATAGTGGAACGTACCACGGAAGGACGCGAGAGAGCGAAGGCAGCAGGCAAACATATGGGACGCAAGGGACAACCTGAAAAGAAAGTACAACAAGCATTAAATTTGATGGCTACACGAGAATCAAACGGTATGAGTGTTGCTGACATTGTTAAGCTTACAGGAGTACCGAAGCCAACGATCTATTTGAAGTTGAAAGAACAAACGAAGAATTAA
- a CDS encoding DNA primase family protein: MRESDLDRFILEHKKTTNERHYFGGNNGKTFSSKLLAEHIMEDNHFIYDGNFLYRYELGVYRIINDYVIRKKCAELLEDRFKKSYGDEVVHYIQVTTFRKTENANARTDLINVSNGLLEWRKRKLHPHTPEYFTTIQIPIYFKPEAIAPNIDTFFRSVVPEDTMSIVYEWFGYCMLPITKYEKAVMLTGEGSNGKSKFIELFHRFLGTDNISNISLQDLEHNRFKLAQLHGKLANTYADIPSKALVKSSVFKTVVSGDRTSAEFKGKDSFNFQNFARLLFSANELPRSSDLTDGFFRRWIIIPFNNKFGPGGIKADPNIMDKLTNDEELSGLLNRALDGLEWLEKQGHFTLNESTDKMLEEYKLDIDNVATFVDENCKISPNRIIERQLLYRYYSNWCFNSGYKAIGLKKFYNRIETGFPVSVTKPHGKQRCYVGIALN, from the coding sequence ATGAGGGAGTCGGATCTAGATAGATTTATTCTTGAACATAAGAAAACAACTAATGAAAGACATTATTTTGGTGGGAACAACGGTAAAACTTTTAGTTCCAAACTTCTTGCAGAACACATCATGGAAGATAACCATTTCATTTACGATGGAAACTTTCTGTATCGCTACGAATTAGGGGTTTACAGAATAATAAATGACTATGTAATTAGGAAAAAGTGTGCTGAACTACTGGAAGACCGATTTAAAAAATCATATGGGGACGAAGTTGTTCATTATATACAGGTGACAACCTTTCGTAAAACAGAAAATGCTAACGCTAGAACTGATTTAATTAATGTAAGTAACGGATTACTTGAATGGAGGAAACGTAAGTTACACCCGCACACTCCTGAATATTTCACAACCATTCAAATACCGATTTACTTTAAACCTGAAGCTATTGCACCAAATATTGATACTTTTTTTAGAAGTGTGGTTCCAGAAGATACAATGTCAATAGTTTATGAATGGTTTGGATATTGTATGTTACCAATAACAAAATATGAAAAAGCAGTGATGTTAACGGGTGAGGGGAGTAATGGGAAATCTAAGTTTATCGAGCTGTTTCATAGATTTTTAGGAACAGATAATATTAGCAACATTTCATTACAAGATCTTGAGCATAACCGATTTAAATTGGCTCAACTTCATGGGAAGTTAGCAAATACTTATGCAGATATTCCATCTAAAGCGCTGGTTAAGTCGAGCGTATTCAAAACAGTTGTATCAGGTGACCGTACTAGCGCTGAATTTAAAGGAAAAGATAGTTTTAATTTTCAAAACTTTGCACGTCTTTTGTTTTCTGCCAATGAACTGCCTAGATCCTCAGATTTAACTGATGGATTTTTCAGGAGGTGGATAATAATTCCTTTTAATAACAAGTTCGGGCCAGGAGGAATTAAAGCAGATCCCAATATTATGGACAAGTTAACAAATGACGAGGAATTGAGTGGATTGTTAAATCGTGCATTGGATGGTCTTGAATGGTTAGAAAAACAGGGTCACTTTACTTTAAACGAGTCTACAGATAAAATGCTAGAGGAATATAAATTAGACATTGATAATGTAGCGACTTTTGTAGATGAGAATTGTAAAATATCTCCTAACAGGATAATAGAACGACAACTGTTATATAGGTATTATTCTAATTGGTGCTTTAATAGCGGTTACAAGGCAATAGGACTAAAAAAATTTTACAACCGGATAGAAACTGGGTTTCCCGTATCGGTCACAAAACCACATGGTAAACAACGTTGTTATGTGGGAATCGCACTCAATTGA